One genomic window of Phycisphaerales bacterium includes the following:
- a CDS encoding ABC transporter permease, producing the protein MTTYIIRRLLLMIPTVIGMTLLIFLLVAMSPGGVGAALQVSGGGQMDSGSVAQQRAYLEDRYGLDAPIMLQYVRWLGRVSPVKFGARDQFTPSGERFSKPKPVDDPPLWQWFADGLPTAEPEDAVAVPDEEELRSQIYRRSAGDYAQVRAAYLGSRTRFEIAMGDLAKDIGHPEAVEDRGQIKPKAAQRLTRSAFEAGDAELWAAAEARAADMVRDYERLLNATARSQAVFDAKMFRQAGVPIIPGLLSIAAPDLGLSFARSRPVSTLIAEALPVTLMLNLIAVPIIYIVAIPSGVLAASRQGSLLDVGLGAFYVALWSIPVVWAGVLAVGFLASKDWLGWFPVTGLHSPESETMTMLPGSVEVTLADGTTTSQFQRGYIIDTLWHLVLPVACLVYTGFAILSKQTRAAMLENFNADYVRTAKAKGVSRKDVVFRHVFRNSLLPIITMFVSIFPAMLGGSVVIERIFSVPGMGSLIIEAIGLRDRELLLANALIVGLVNMLALLLADILYAMADPRISYD; encoded by the coding sequence ATGACGACCTACATCATCCGACGCCTGCTGCTCATGATCCCCACGGTGATCGGCATGACCCTGCTGATCTTCCTGCTCGTGGCGATGAGCCCCGGCGGCGTGGGCGCCGCGCTGCAGGTCTCCGGCGGCGGGCAGATGGACTCGGGCAGCGTCGCCCAGCAGCGCGCCTACCTCGAAGACCGCTACGGCCTCGACGCGCCCATCATGCTGCAGTACGTTCGGTGGCTCGGCCGGGTGAGCCCCGTGAAGTTCGGCGCCCGCGACCAGTTCACGCCCAGCGGCGAGCGCTTCAGCAAGCCCAAGCCGGTCGATGATCCGCCGCTGTGGCAGTGGTTCGCCGACGGGCTGCCGACGGCCGAACCCGAAGACGCCGTCGCCGTGCCCGACGAGGAAGAGCTGCGAAGCCAGATCTATCGCCGCTCGGCCGGCGACTACGCCCAGGTCCGCGCGGCCTACCTCGGTTCGCGCACGCGATTCGAGATCGCCATGGGCGACCTCGCCAAGGACATCGGCCATCCCGAAGCCGTCGAGGATCGAGGCCAGATCAAGCCCAAAGCGGCGCAGCGCCTTACACGCTCGGCCTTCGAGGCGGGCGATGCCGAGCTGTGGGCCGCGGCGGAGGCACGCGCCGCCGATATGGTCCGCGACTACGAGCGGCTGCTCAACGCGACCGCCCGATCGCAGGCGGTGTTCGACGCCAAGATGTTCCGCCAGGCTGGCGTACCGATCATCCCCGGCTTGCTTTCGATCGCGGCCCCCGACCTCGGCCTCAGTTTTGCGCGTTCGCGGCCCGTGTCGACGCTGATCGCCGAAGCGCTGCCGGTCACGCTCATGCTGAACCTGATTGCTGTGCCGATCATCTACATCGTGGCGATCCCATCGGGCGTGCTGGCCGCCAGCCGGCAGGGTTCGCTGCTCGACGTGGGCCTGGGCGCCTTCTACGTCGCGCTCTGGTCGATCCCCGTCGTGTGGGCGGGCGTGCTCGCGGTCGGCTTCCTGGCCAGCAAGGACTGGCTGGGCTGGTTCCCGGTCACGGGCCTGCATTCGCCCGAGTCCGAGACGATGACCATGCTGCCGGGGTCGGTCGAGGTCACGCTGGCCGACGGCACGACGACCAGCCAGTTCCAGCGCGGCTACATCATCGACACGCTCTGGCACCTCGTGCTGCCGGTCGCGTGCCTGGTCTACACGGGCTTTGCGATCCTCAGCAAGCAGACCCGCGCCGCCATGCTCGAGAACTTCAACGCCGACTACGTCCGCACGGCCAAGGCCAAGGGCGTGTCGCGCAAGGACGTCGTCTTCCGCCACGTCTTCCGCAACAGCCTGCTGCCGATCATCACGATGTTCGTCTCGATCTTCCCGGCGATGCTGGGTGGGTCGGTCGTCATCGAGCGCATCTTCAGCGTGCCGGGCATGGGCAGCCTCATCATCGAGGCCATCGGCCTGCGTGACCGCGAGCTGCTGCTGGCCAACGCGCTCATCGTCGGGCTCGTGAACATGCTGGCCCTGCTGCTGGCCGACATCCTGTACGCCATGGCCGACCCACGGATCTCCTACGACTGA
- a CDS encoding ABC transporter permease translates to MKNEPTTSSEAGGVPGPMDDPGKEMRAPGDFDGGDELTSVTGVHLMQGIGHRPAEGFWTEAWKQVFKRPGAVLGIAWVALIGFFAVFAPLVANGHPILMVAEPNTSPVGALFGGLGEAITSFDGARLILFTLIWSAAWIVAPRKQPMPLLAGLAGLVTLVFALRVFAQFFVGKTEDELGTQLFTFTQFLLGNPQDGQVTNYAFQIAVDIAAAAGLVWVAGAFNLSHRIRAWMTPLLWIVAIGALLGLAANANEDAPVRSPLLEYLTVVDLTLLVGAIAGLVLLIPKWGGGRGDRAKVLLTVSLQAGLIMLVHSIVSGQAANRDAAPWLRAFERQPYFEVIASLIIAVVASSLFVVAHPLDKLRGRAGIAALVGLVMFGLMAARWTTPPPSFRYAFEQNQERISAVYTVIPWSPRQGGTAVDLLPPGSTVYSQVLKGLEDVGLSQRSLDSGVAVADMPLDDEVMAAIEAQLGFAEDTLPITADEAFAAVLAAAADDPGMTVGDIDELLTAKPAPGYALGTDSDGKDVLSRMLHACRLSISIGLVSTSIAVVIGVVVGALMGYFGGWVDIVLYRIVEVFMAIPLLFLLIVAAAVLPKNVYVMMAIIGCVTWTGSARFIRAEFYKLRNQDFVQSARSVGLPLRSVLFKHMLPNGVTPVLVDASFAIAAAILAEAILSYLGLGDPNQPSWGALLSDATNQVGKFMWWLAIFPGFAIFLTVLSYNLIGEALRDAIDPKLKKARV, encoded by the coding sequence ATGAAGAACGAACCGACCACTTCGAGCGAAGCCGGCGGCGTGCCCGGGCCCATGGACGACCCGGGCAAGGAGATGCGCGCCCCGGGCGACTTCGACGGAGGCGATGAGCTCACCTCCGTCACCGGCGTGCACCTCATGCAGGGCATCGGTCACCGCCCGGCCGAGGGCTTCTGGACCGAGGCGTGGAAGCAGGTCTTCAAGCGTCCGGGCGCGGTGCTGGGCATCGCGTGGGTGGCGCTCATCGGGTTCTTTGCCGTCTTCGCGCCGCTTGTCGCCAACGGCCACCCGATCCTGATGGTCGCCGAGCCGAACACCAGCCCCGTCGGCGCGCTCTTCGGCGGGCTGGGCGAGGCCATCACCAGCTTCGACGGCGCCCGGCTCATCCTCTTCACGCTCATCTGGTCGGCTGCGTGGATCGTGGCGCCCCGCAAGCAGCCGATGCCGCTGCTCGCGGGCCTTGCCGGCCTGGTCACCCTCGTCTTCGCACTCCGCGTCTTCGCCCAGTTCTTCGTCGGCAAGACCGAGGACGAGCTCGGCACGCAACTCTTCACCTTCACCCAATTCCTGCTGGGCAATCCGCAGGACGGCCAGGTCACGAACTACGCATTCCAGATCGCCGTCGACATCGCCGCGGCCGCCGGCCTTGTCTGGGTCGCGGGCGCGTTCAACCTGTCCCACCGCATCCGCGCGTGGATGACGCCGCTGCTCTGGATCGTCGCGATCGGTGCGCTCCTGGGCCTCGCAGCCAACGCAAACGAAGACGCGCCCGTGCGATCGCCGTTGCTCGAGTACCTGACCGTGGTCGATCTCACGCTGCTCGTGGGCGCCATCGCCGGGCTCGTCCTGCTCATTCCCAAGTGGGGCGGCGGCCGGGGCGACCGCGCCAAGGTGCTGCTGACCGTATCGCTGCAGGCCGGCCTCATCATGCTGGTACACTCGATCGTCAGCGGACAGGCCGCCAACCGCGACGCGGCCCCGTGGCTGCGCGCCTTCGAGCGGCAGCCCTACTTCGAGGTCATCGCCTCGCTCATCATCGCGGTGGTCGCCAGCTCGCTGTTCGTCGTGGCCCACCCGCTGGACAAGCTCCGCGGCCGCGCGGGCATCGCCGCGCTTGTGGGGCTCGTCATGTTCGGGCTCATGGCCGCCCGCTGGACGACCCCGCCACCCAGCTTCCGCTACGCCTTCGAGCAGAACCAGGAGCGCATCAGCGCCGTCTACACCGTCATCCCCTGGTCGCCGCGCCAGGGTGGCACCGCGGTCGACCTGCTCCCGCCGGGCAGCACGGTCTACTCGCAGGTGCTCAAGGGCCTCGAAGACGTCGGCCTCAGCCAGCGCTCGCTCGACTCGGGCGTCGCCGTTGCCGACATGCCGCTCGACGACGAGGTCATGGCCGCCATCGAGGCCCAGCTCGGCTTCGCCGAGGACACGCTTCCGATCACCGCCGACGAGGCCTTCGCCGCCGTCCTGGCCGCCGCCGCCGACGATCCCGGCATGACCGTCGGCGACATCGACGAACTGCTCACCGCCAAGCCCGCGCCGGGCTACGCGCTCGGCACCGATTCGGACGGCAAGGACGTGCTCAGCCGCATGCTGCACGCCTGCCGATTATCGATCTCCATCGGGCTCGTGAGCACGAGCATCGCCGTGGTCATCGGCGTGGTGGTCGGTGCGCTGATGGGCTACTTCGGCGGCTGGGTCGACATCGTGCTCTACCGCATCGTCGAGGTCTTCATGGCCATCCCGCTCTTGTTCCTGCTCATCGTGGCGGCGGCGGTGCTGCCAAAGAACGTGTACGTCATGATGGCCATCATCGGCTGCGTGACGTGGACGGGAAGTGCGCGCTTCATCCGCGCCGAGTTCTACAAGCTGCGCAACCAGGACTTCGTGCAGTCGGCCCGCTCGGTGGGCCTGCCGCTCCGCAGCGTGCTCTTCAAGCACATGCTGCCCAACGGCGTCACGCCCGTGCTCGTCGATGCCTCGTTCGCCATCGCCGCGGCCATCCTGGCCGAGGCCATCCTGAGCTATCTGGGCCTGGGCGACCCCAACCAGCCCAGCTGGGGTGCACTCCTGAGCGACGCGACCAACCAGGTCGGCAAGTTCATGTGGTGGCTGGCCATCTTCCCCGGCTTTGCGATCTTCCTCACCGTGCTGAGCTACAACCTCATCGGCGAGGCCCTCCGCGACGCCATCGATCCCAAGCTCAAGAAGGCCCGCGTGTGA
- a CDS encoding ABC transporter ATP-binding protein, translated as MTDATTTTSTTASGAKGAKAGQVDPNAKPIIQVRDLAVSFDNGNGPRIQAVDGVRMTIYPRQTLAVVGESGCGKSVTAMSSMQLVPRPPGRFDRGQILFRTEDGNTIDLLRLSEKEMREIRGNDIAMIFQEPMTSLNPVYTVGDQIMEAILLHQDVSGSKARDIALEAMRSVGIPEVEKRIKAYPHQFSGGMRQRVMIAMALACRPRLLLADEPTTALDVTIQAQILELLSSLKDEMDMAVMLITHDLGVVAENADVVCVMYAGRVVEYGTVFSVFDNPMHPYTRGLLASIPKIGSRLDRLVTIKEVVEDESQFKRLPEAAQGVRPWWPWHKPPADLAAKDEPAGDYYLQEVDKGHWVGVWRTRAVRDHESRPPDLNYRAQREAAATA; from the coding sequence TTGACCGACGCGACGACAACGACCAGCACGACCGCCAGCGGCGCGAAGGGTGCCAAGGCCGGCCAGGTCGATCCCAACGCCAAGCCGATCATCCAGGTGCGCGACCTCGCCGTGTCGTTCGACAACGGCAACGGGCCGCGCATCCAGGCCGTCGACGGCGTGCGCATGACCATCTATCCGCGCCAGACGCTCGCGGTGGTGGGCGAGTCGGGCTGCGGCAAGAGCGTGACCGCCATGAGCTCGATGCAGCTCGTGCCACGTCCGCCGGGCCGGTTCGACCGCGGCCAGATCCTCTTCCGAACCGAGGACGGCAACACCATCGACCTCTTGCGGCTGAGCGAGAAGGAGATGCGTGAGATCCGCGGCAACGACATCGCCATGATCTTCCAGGAGCCCATGACGAGCCTCAACCCGGTCTACACCGTGGGCGACCAGATCATGGAGGCCATCCTGCTGCACCAGGACGTCAGCGGCAGCAAGGCCCGAGACATCGCCCTCGAGGCCATGCGATCGGTGGGCATCCCCGAGGTCGAGAAGCGCATCAAGGCCTATCCGCACCAGTTCTCCGGTGGCATGCGCCAGCGCGTCATGATCGCCATGGCCCTCGCCTGCCGCCCGCGTCTGCTGCTGGCCGACGAACCGACGACCGCGCTCGACGTGACGATCCAGGCCCAGATCCTCGAGCTGCTCTCTTCGCTCAAGGACGAGATGGACATGGCCGTCATGCTCATCACCCACGACCTGGGCGTCGTGGCCGAGAACGCCGACGTCGTCTGCGTCATGTATGCCGGCCGCGTCGTCGAGTACGGGACGGTCTTCAGCGTGTTCGACAATCCCATGCACCCCTACACGCGCGGCCTGCTCGCGAGCATCCCGAAGATCGGCAGCCGGCTCGATCGCCTCGTCACCATCAAGGAAGTCGTCGAAGACGAGTCGCAGTTCAAGCGCCTGCCTGAGGCCGCCCAGGGGGTGCGTCCATGGTGGCCCTGGCACAAGCCGCCGGCCGACCTGGCCGCCAAGGACGAGCCCGCGGGCGACTATTACCTGCAGGAAGTCGACAAGGGCCACTGGGTGGGCGTCTGGCGCACGCGCGCCGTGCGAGACCACGAGAGCCGTCCGCCAGACCTCAACTACCGCGCGCAGCGTGAGGCCGCCGCCACCGCCTGA
- a CDS encoding glycosyltransferase: protein MPAVMILADEDFASRERDLLARLEVGLVTGGTRVFHAVPDTLPELLDGRVFSQAIGYTPHGPLPPLGRRARDLAQQALESAGSDGIAVVHVFGGQAWPLAFETAGLLGAGLVLEVYSARLADALGGAHLDSVDDRVLASVPSPGLERRCLRKLDSRHLRLVRWGVHAEAATEGDKPMAAGDRPAVLLAGTGHDRDCWAHAMEALSRVRLDGDQPPLIFADADAAHHAHLRTVVERLAMAEHVSFVPSVEAHREPALRVDALLLPDALHEHRSLVLDAHAQGILVAAVADPLIDELGTDYGVTQLDPGDPDRWVEELRRVFEDSRLAEERRSKGLDAIEQFHVGAAHVAAVEAIYEGMTSTKSG from the coding sequence ATGCCCGCCGTCATGATCCTGGCCGACGAAGACTTCGCCTCGCGCGAGCGTGACCTGCTAGCGCGGCTCGAGGTCGGCCTCGTCACCGGCGGCACACGCGTCTTCCACGCCGTGCCAGATACGCTGCCCGAGTTGCTCGACGGCCGCGTGTTCTCCCAGGCCATCGGCTACACGCCCCACGGCCCGCTGCCGCCGCTCGGCCGCCGCGCGCGAGACCTGGCCCAGCAGGCGCTCGAGTCCGCCGGTAGCGACGGCATCGCCGTGGTGCACGTGTTCGGTGGCCAGGCCTGGCCGCTGGCCTTCGAGACGGCCGGGCTTCTCGGGGCCGGCCTGGTGCTCGAGGTCTACAGCGCTCGCCTGGCCGACGCGCTGGGCGGGGCCCACCTCGACAGCGTCGACGACCGCGTGCTCGCAAGCGTGCCCAGCCCGGGCCTGGAGCGCCGCTGCCTGCGCAAGCTCGACAGCCGCCACCTCCGGCTCGTCCGGTGGGGCGTGCACGCCGAGGCAGCCACCGAGGGCGACAAGCCCATGGCCGCGGGCGACCGCCCCGCCGTGCTGCTCGCGGGCACGGGCCACGACCGGGATTGCTGGGCCCACGCGATGGAGGCCCTCTCTCGCGTGCGACTCGACGGCGACCAGCCGCCGCTCATCTTTGCCGATGCCGACGCGGCCCACCACGCCCACCTCCGCACCGTCGTCGAGCGGCTGGCGATGGCCGAGCACGTGAGCTTCGTGCCCTCGGTCGAGGCCCACCGCGAGCCCGCCCTGCGCGTCGATGCGCTGCTGCTGCCCGACGCGCTGCACGAGCACCGCAGCCTCGTGCTCGACGCCCACGCCCAGGGCATCCTCGTCGCCGCGGTGGCCGATCCGCTCATCGACGAGCTGGGCACCGACTACGGCGTGACGCAGCTCGACCCGGGCGACCCGGACCGCTGGGTCGAAGAACTCCGCCGCGTCTTCGAGGATTCGAGGCTGGCCGAGGAGCGCCGGTCCAAGGGCCTGGACGCCATCGAGCAGTTTCACGTTGGGGCCGCCCACGTCGCTGCCGTCGAAGCGATCTACGAAGGCATGACTTCGACCAAGTCCGGATAA
- the xseA gene encoding exodeoxyribonuclease VII large subunit: protein MSRPLFDPSKMAAKPRTPEAPATPKPANAPMRVRELAALVDGAIRRGVASPLRVVGEVSGLRERTHLYFDLKDGEAVVSCVLFANVVRKHRVVLRDGLEVVVTGSLEFYAKAGKLSFIGTNAQPVGAGALDLAFKQLCEELRGLGWFDDVRKRPLPAFPRRVAVITSRSSAALQDVLDTMRRRCPSVEVAFVDARVQGETAAAELRAKLVSLSRQHHMLGIDAVIITRGGGSAEDLWAFNDRALAEAILKCPVPVVAAIGHETDTTIAELVADVRAATPTQAAMRLTPDGAQLLEQVDIAKGRMRGALLRRTADARRAVEALSRRRPIASPQSITADARAAMERTADRLHDRTRARMHHAALRLERLSARLDAHKPAAELARRAQRLDHAADRLRRSMSGRLEGELRKLDGHERQLRAVGPQAVLARGYSYTTLADGRLVRSASGVSAGDELVTTLADGRVRSTVDGKAAAEKKAPAKPKPTARKPATRDEPPQLGLFGDSKG from the coding sequence ATGTCTCGCCCGCTGTTCGACCCTTCCAAGATGGCCGCCAAGCCGCGCACGCCCGAGGCGCCGGCTACGCCGAAGCCCGCCAACGCGCCCATGCGCGTGCGCGAATTGGCGGCGCTCGTCGACGGCGCCATCCGCCGCGGCGTAGCCAGCCCGTTGCGCGTGGTGGGTGAGGTCAGCGGCCTGCGCGAGCGCACCCACCTGTACTTCGATCTCAAGGACGGCGAAGCGGTCGTGTCGTGCGTGCTGTTCGCCAACGTCGTGCGCAAGCATCGGGTCGTGCTGCGCGACGGGCTCGAGGTCGTCGTCACCGGCTCGCTCGAGTTCTACGCCAAGGCCGGCAAGCTCTCGTTCATCGGCACGAACGCCCAGCCGGTGGGGGCCGGCGCGCTCGACCTTGCCTTCAAGCAGCTCTGCGAGGAGCTCCGCGGGCTGGGCTGGTTCGACGACGTACGCAAGCGGCCGCTGCCGGCGTTTCCGCGTCGAGTGGCGGTGATCACCAGCCGCAGCTCGGCCGCGCTCCAGGACGTGCTGGACACCATGCGGCGGCGGTGCCCTTCGGTCGAAGTCGCGTTCGTCGATGCGCGCGTGCAGGGAGAGACCGCGGCCGCGGAGCTGCGCGCGAAGCTGGTGTCGCTCTCGAGGCAGCACCACATGCTCGGCATCGACGCGGTCATCATCACCCGCGGCGGCGGCTCGGCCGAGGACCTGTGGGCCTTCAACGATCGCGCGCTGGCCGAGGCGATCCTCAAGTGTCCGGTGCCCGTCGTCGCGGCGATCGGCCACGAGACGGATACGACGATCGCCGAACTGGTGGCTGACGTGCGGGCCGCGACGCCGACGCAGGCGGCGATGCGGTTGACGCCCGACGGTGCGCAGTTGCTCGAGCAGGTCGACATTGCAAAGGGCCGGATGCGCGGGGCGTTGCTCCGGCGGACGGCCGACGCGCGGCGCGCGGTCGAGGCGTTGTCGCGACGCCGGCCGATCGCCAGCCCGCAGAGCATCACCGCCGACGCGCGCGCCGCGATGGAACGAACGGCCGATCGCCTGCACGACCGGACGCGGGCGCGCATGCACCACGCCGCCCTACGGCTCGAGCGGCTGAGCGCCCGCCTCGACGCGCACAAGCCCGCGGCCGAGCTGGCCCGCCGCGCCCAGCGGCTCGACCACGCCGCCGATCGCCTGCGGCGATCGATGTCGGGGCGACTCGAAGGCGAACTCAGGAAGCTTGACGGGCACGAGCGGCAGCTCCGGGCGGTGGGGCCCCAGGCGGTGCTGGCGAGGGGGTATTCCTATACCACGCTGGCGGACGGGCGGCTCGTGCGGTCGGCCTCGGGCGTGTCGGCGGGCGACGAGCTCGTCACCACGCTGGCCGATGGGCGTGTACGCTCGACGGTGGACGGGAAGGCAGCCGCCGAGAAGAAGGCACCGGCCAAGCCCAAGCCAACGGCACGCAAGCCAGCAACCAGGGACGAGCCGCCCCAGCTCGGCCTCTTCGGCGACTCGAAAGGTTGA
- the xseB gene encoding exodeoxyribonuclease VII small subunit — protein sequence MADKKPKQEQPEPTFEEALSEVEAIIERIETGQSGLERSIGEYEKGVRLLARCRSMLKDAEQRIEDVTGKLEAENAGTAKPKAD from the coding sequence ATGGCCGACAAGAAGCCCAAGCAAGAGCAGCCCGAGCCCACCTTCGAGGAGGCGCTGTCGGAGGTCGAGGCCATCATCGAGCGCATCGAGACCGGGCAGAGCGGGCTGGAACGGTCGATCGGCGAGTACGAGAAGGGCGTGCGGCTGCTCGCGAGGTGCCGCAGCATGCTCAAGGACGCCGAGCAGCGCATCGAGGACGTCACGGGCAAGCTCGAGGCTGAGAATGCCGGAACGGCGAAGCCCAAGGCCGATTGA
- a CDS encoding prepilin peptidase encodes MQDLVIILPRVATLLFVFAFGACVGSLINVLAYRLPRGIGVVTPPSRCPACETKLRWKDNIPIFGWLFLRGKCRYCRTPISPEYPLVELFAASLFTLFYVAWYLIPAISGTSAGFEVLGLDLATLRPDWATIDRFNGVPTQSAPMLAIVLLLLGSLLAMTLTDLKTTMIPLVLPWFATAAGVLIHTGYGVFLSLKGLEYPMPSGDDGWRWPIPTYGRASLGIGVGGVLGIGVSLLLVKLKLIGRSFADAMDWEEAHRKEQGLPPLPTLEEIDASETGQWRPQTGWLRGPAIIAITVLASAIAGGIVARVLGYAPGIGVIIGAAAGPIIAGVPLRVFVPAPKASAEDSTSDAEVWIAYPHARREMIKEMAFLAPPVLLAFGGYIAASGFEGFCPVWLDALGGSLLGYLVGGGVVWAIRLFGSLGFGKEAMGLGDVHLMAAVGACVGWIDAVLAFFAAAFVGIVLTFYGLSLSRGVGRAMPYGPSLAIATVLVLLAKPAVEFGLSRMTGQPVNLP; translated from the coding sequence TTGCAAGACCTCGTCATCATCCTGCCCCGGGTGGCCACCCTGCTGTTCGTGTTCGCCTTCGGCGCGTGCGTGGGCTCGTTGATCAACGTGCTGGCGTACCGGCTGCCGCGCGGCATCGGCGTGGTCACGCCGCCCTCGCGCTGCCCGGCGTGCGAGACCAAGCTCCGCTGGAAGGACAACATCCCGATCTTCGGCTGGCTCTTCCTGCGTGGGAAGTGCCGGTATTGCCGGACGCCCATCTCGCCCGAGTATCCGCTGGTCGAGCTGTTCGCGGCGAGCCTGTTCACGCTCTTCTACGTCGCGTGGTACCTGATCCCCGCCATCAGCGGCACGAGCGCGGGCTTCGAGGTGCTGGGGCTCGACCTCGCCACGCTGCGTCCCGATTGGGCGACCATCGATCGGTTCAACGGCGTGCCGACGCAGTCTGCCCCGATGCTCGCCATCGTGCTCCTGCTCCTGGGCTCGCTGCTGGCGATGACGCTGACCGACCTGAAGACCACGATGATCCCGCTCGTGCTGCCGTGGTTTGCCACGGCTGCGGGCGTGCTCATCCACACGGGCTACGGCGTGTTCCTCTCGCTGAAGGGCCTCGAGTATCCGATGCCCAGTGGCGACGACGGGTGGCGATGGCCCATCCCGACGTACGGCCGGGCGAGCCTGGGCATCGGCGTGGGCGGCGTGCTGGGCATCGGTGTTTCGCTGCTGCTTGTGAAGCTCAAGCTCATCGGCCGGAGCTTCGCCGACGCGATGGACTGGGAAGAGGCGCACCGCAAGGAGCAGGGCCTGCCGCCGCTTCCCACGCTCGAAGAGATCGATGCTTCCGAGACCGGCCAGTGGCGGCCGCAGACCGGCTGGCTGCGTGGGCCGGCGATCATCGCCATCACCGTGCTCGCATCCGCAATTGCGGGTGGCATCGTCGCCCGCGTGCTGGGCTACGCGCCCGGCATCGGCGTGATCATCGGGGCGGCGGCGGGGCCGATCATCGCGGGCGTGCCGCTGCGGGTGTTCGTGCCGGCGCCCAAGGCGAGCGCAGAAGACTCGACGAGCGACGCGGAGGTCTGGATCGCGTACCCGCACGCACGCCGGGAGATGATCAAGGAGATGGCCTTCCTCGCGCCGCCGGTGCTGCTGGCCTTCGGCGGATACATCGCGGCCAGCGGGTTCGAGGGCTTCTGCCCGGTGTGGCTCGACGCGCTGGGCGGCTCGCTCCTGGGCTACCTCGTGGGCGGCGGCGTGGTCTGGGCCATCCGGCTGTTCGGCAGCCTGGGATTCGGCAAGGAGGCCATGGGCCTGGGCGACGTGCACCTGATGGCGGCGGTGGGGGCGTGCGTCGGCTGGATCGATGCGGTGCTGGCGTTCTTCGCCGCCGCGTTCGTCGGCATCGTGCTGACGTTCTACGGACTGTCGCTCAGCCGAGGCGTCGGCCGGGCGATGCCCTACGGCCCGTCGCTGGCGATCGCGACGGTGCTCGTGCTGCTCGCCAAGCCGGCGGTCGAGTTCGGATTGAGCCGCATGACGGGCCAGCCGGTGAACCTGCCGTAG
- a CDS encoding OmpA family protein has protein sequence MPMCVSLRTSISRVACVLVLLSVALATVGCASNGPNPDDPLVMENQELRRINESLEMALTDAEARYRALDEQNRDLASQLAAQPAPGDMTGFEGLGAGVSRRAGEVVVDIAGEVLFDSGSVTIKRDARGVLDGVVRVIRERYPNAEIRVAGFTDNDPIRKSDWKTNERLSAERAMAVESYLVSKGLSNDRVHSAAYGPAKPKGTKRASRRVEIIVLE, from the coding sequence ATGCCCATGTGCGTCTCGCTTCGAACTTCGATCTCTCGCGTGGCCTGTGTGCTGGTGCTGCTGAGCGTGGCGCTGGCGACGGTCGGTTGCGCGAGCAACGGCCCCAACCCGGACGACCCGCTGGTGATGGAGAACCAGGAGCTCCGCCGCATCAACGAGAGCCTCGAGATGGCGCTCACCGACGCCGAGGCGCGGTATCGCGCCCTCGACGAGCAGAACCGCGACCTGGCATCGCAGCTCGCCGCCCAGCCGGCCCCGGGCGACATGACCGGCTTCGAGGGCCTGGGCGCGGGCGTCAGCCGGCGCGCGGGCGAGGTCGTGGTCGACATCGCCGGCGAGGTGCTGTTCGACTCGGGCTCGGTCACGATCAAGCGTGACGCACGCGGCGTGCTCGACGGGGTGGTTCGCGTCATCCGCGAGCGGTATCCGAACGCCGAGATCCGCGTGGCGGGCTTTACCGACAACGACCCGATCCGCAAGAGCGACTGGAAGACCAACGAGCGGCTGAGCGCCGAGCGCGCCATGGCCGTCGAGAGCTACCTGGTCTCCAAGGGACTGAGCAACGACCGCGTCCATTCGGCGGCATACGGCCCCGCCAAGCCCAAGGGCACGAAGCGGGCGAGCCGCCGCGTCGAGATCATCGTGCTCGAATGA